CCCATATAAATTCTTTTAAGTGTTTCTACAAAAGTATAAAAACCTCTCCTTAAGTTCTCGCTTATTTTTAATTTTGCAGTTTGTGTAAAAATCTTTGATAAAACTATTTCCCATGACGGAAAATACCGCGCCCGAACCCAAAGCCTCTTTAAATTTCCTGGAGCAGATCATCACTAAAGATCTTGAAAACAATACTACCGGTGGCAAGGTGCATACCCGCTTCCCCCCGGAACCCAATGGATACCTGCACATTGGCCACGCCAAGAGCATCTGTCTCAACTTTGGGCTGGCCCAGAAATTTAATGGCCAATGCAACCTGCGGTTCGATGATACCAACCCCACCAAGGAAGAACAGGAATATGTTGACAGCATCAAGGCCGATGTTCGCTGGCTGGGCTTCGACTGGGAAGACCGCGAATATTTTGCTTCGGATTATTTTGAGCAGTTGTATGAATTTGCCGTACACCTAGTAAAAAAAGGGAAAGCATACGTTTGCAACATGACGGCCGAAGAGATTAGTGCCAACCGGGGCACGCCCGCCATCCCAGGCAAGGAAAGTCCCTGGCGGGACCGCAGCGTTGAGGAGAACCTCGACCTGCTGGAGCGTATGCGCAAAGGTGAGTTTCCCGATGGCAGCCACGTGCTGAGGGCAAAGATCGATATGGGTTCCCCCAATATGCATATGCGCGACCCGGTGATGTATCGCATCATGCACGCTCATCACCATCGCACCGGCAACGACTGGTGCATCTACCCGATGTATGACTGGGCCCACGGGCAGAGCGACTACATTGAAGGCATCACCCACAGCATCTGCACCCTCGAGTTTGAGGTGCACCGGCCTTTGTATGAATGGTTTCTCAATGAGCTTGACCTTCCCAGGCTGAAGCCTCGACAGATTGAGTTCGCTCGTCTGAACCTGAGTTACACCGTGATGAGTAAGCGGAAGCTGCTGTCGCTGGTGCAGGAAGGTCTTGTAAATGGTTGGGACGATCCAAGGATGCCTACCATCAGTGGCTTGCGCAGGCGGGGATATACCCCTGCCAGCATCCGCATGTTTGCCGACCGGGTGGGTGTGGCCAAACGCGAGAACGTGATTGAAGTGGGGCTGCTGGAACACTGCATCCGCGAGGACCTCAATAAGAATGCTCCGCGCGCCATGGCCGTTTTCAATCCTGTAAAACTCATCATTGACAATTACCCCGAAGGACAATTTGAAGAACTGCCGGCTGTCACCAATCCTGAAGACCCCGACAGTGGCCATCGCATGTTGCCTTTTAGCAGAAACCTGGTAATAGAACGGGAGGACTTCATGGAAGATCCGCCCAAGAAGTTTTTTCGTTTGGCACCCGGGGCTGAAGTCCGCCTGAAATCGGCTTACATTATCCGCTGCGATCATGTTGTGAAGGATGAACAGGGCGAGGTGAGTGAAATCCATTGCACCTACTTTCCCGAAACCAAGAGCGGATTGCCCAGCGACAAAAAAGTGAAAGGCACCCTTCATTGGATTTGCCCCGAACATGCTGTGGAAGCAGAGGTAAGGCTTTACGACCGGCTGTTCAGCGTGCCAGAACCGGAAGAAGTTGAGGAAGGGCAAGATTTTCGGGTGCACCTGAACCCTGACTCGCTGAAGGTGGTGAAGGCTTTCATTGAGCCTTCGGTAAAAGAAGCAAGCCCTGGCCAGCGATTCCAGTTTGAAAGGACGGGATATTTTGTCGTAGATTCCGATACAAAGATAGGTAAGCTGGTTTTTAACCGTACAGTACCCTTACGCGAATCGTGGGTAAACGTCAAAAAAAACAAGTAAAAATTAATAATAGCGTCTGAAAAATTAATACTTTTGCACCTCCATTGTCCTGTGGTGTAATTGGCAACACGTCTGACTCTGAATCAGAAGAGTCCAGGTTCGACCCCTGGCAGGACAACTACCCTGATTTAAAACCGTTTATGACTGAAAAGCATAAGCGGGTTTTTTTTTGCTTTGGCAATTGATAGCTTTGGGCTCAGCCTGATTTAAGGTCATTTCCCTTCGATTATTGAAGACTAATCCTCAGGAGCCATTTTATTTATATCATATTTGCGCCTTTTCAAATCTTCCTTTCTGAAAATCGATCCGATCCTGGTCCCAGTTAATACTCAAAACCATTTACTCTTCTCATGACCTGAAAATAAGAAAAATTAAAGCCAGCCCCTGTCGAATCTTTTCTTAATTTTAGTTGGAGTTGATTCCAACTTTTTGAAGCCGAAATACGTCTTATAAATAATTAAGGCTTCCTTGAACCCATTAACCAAGTCAAAACACTGAATTCTATGAAGAGAAATTTACTCTTTCTTTTCCTTCCCTTGCTGATTTTTTCCACATGCGGGAAAGATCCCAGCACGTTTCCCGCCAAAGTAAATTTAAACTTTGGAATGGTACCCTTTAGTGCGGAAGATAACTTAAAGGATGCGCCAGCAACCGGAGCTAATGATGGTATGGTTTACCTGTCCATCGATGAAGGGACCCTTATCATAAACCGTATCGATTTTGAAGGCAGGCGGGAGAATGCCAACGATGTATTCTTCACGGCCGATTTTGATCCACCCATCATTGCCAACCTGGGGGAGGGAATTTCAAACCAGTATGTCCAATTTGACATACCGCAGGGGATATATGAGCGCATGGAGTTCATTTTCCACCTGGGCGCCCCTGGCCATCTGCCTTTGGTAATGACCGGGGAGGCCAATCTTCCTCAATTTGGAGAGAAGCAGGTGCGCTTTGAGTACCAATACCCTGAGCCTATCAGCACCATTGCCCAAAGTTCGGAAGGGGATGATATTGTCCTGAAAAAGGATGAGACCTCTACTGCCAGTGTGTTGATCGATGCTGAAAAATTATTCCGGCTGGTCAACATAGGATTATTGGTTTCTGCTGAGATTTCCAATCCCAGCGGAACAGAAATGATTGTAATTAACCAGGACATGAACAGTCCGATTTTTAATGTAATAGCAAACAGATTAAGCCAGTCGCTGGAAGTTATTATTGAATAGAGTTTGAAGCAGGTTGACCTTTATAAAGAGGAGGAGATCATAAAGGGTTGCCAGCATAATGAGCGTAAATACCAGGAGATTTTATACCGAAGGTATTCACGCAAGATGTATGGCATATGCCTGAGCTATGCCGGTGAAAGAGACCTTGCCCAGGATATGCTCCACGATGGCTTCCTGAAAATCTTCAAGACCATTGGCCAGTTTAAGCTGGAAGGCTCACTGGAAGGCTGGATCAGGAAAGTGATAACGCATACGGCAATTGACCATTTGAGAAAGAAACAAAGGCTGAATCATTACATTAGCGACGAAATGCAAGAAGCACAAACAGGGGAAGCTCCCGGAATCCAGAGTTACCTGGCTACAAAGGAAATCCTGGAATTGGTGAAACAATTGCCTTACGGTGCGCGGGCAATCTTTAACCTGTTTGCACTGGAAGGCTTTTCACACAAGGAAATTGCCGAGCAACTTCAAATCAGCGAAGGGACTTCCAAATCGCAGTACAACAGGGCAAGGTCGCTGTTAAAATCATGGTTGGAGAATGAAAAAAATGAAAGCTCCCCACAACAACAATAATTCGAAATGAAAGGATGAAAATGTTAACCGATAAAGAATTAAAGTTCCTTGAAAACCTGGAAAAGAACCAGGACGTAATATATCTTCTAAACTCAGAAGAATGCCAGTTTGTATCGCGGATGATCAGGAGTTACAAGGAAATGAAGCGCCAACTGAATGCCATCCGGATGAATGAAAAGGAAGACTGGTCAAATTACGACGACAATATGGAGAAATAACAAAATCGGCCGTTTGATGGACATCGAAAAATGGTATAAGAACGAGGTTGAGTCCAACCGGGAAGATCCCCCGGAAGCCTTATGGAGCTCTATCCAGGATGACCTGGACCTGGAAAAGGTATGGACCAGGCTCGACAACTCGCTTGCGCAGACAAGGAAGTTCCCAATCTGGTCTTACCGTGCTGCTGCTGCCGGCATTGCCCTGTTACTTGGTTTTTCGAGCTGGTTCTTTTGGTTTAGCCAAAAGGAAGGCAGCACCATTGCACCTGCAACTTTAGGTCAACAAGAACAAGTAGTGGAAACTTTGGATATCGTTCCTGCAGAAGCGTCAATTGAGCCCCAAACCATTGCCTTACAAAGGGACCCTGCCCCTTCGCAATCACAATTGGATAAAGGGAATCTTATCGTTGATCTCGCCTCCGAGGGGACCATAAATGAGGACATTCCAGACGCTCTGAAACTTGTTGACCTTACCCCTTTTGATAAACAAGAATTAACCCCACCCAACAAACAGCTTTCAGATATTCTAAGTCCCTCCCAAACCCTTGAACAAGAGTTCCTGGCATCGCTTGAACCGGAACCCCTGGACAGAAGTTTCAGCATTGGAATCCTGGGGCAATTTGCCAACACCTGGTTGCTGAGCCCAAAGACTCTTAGGGGATTGCAGAGCCAGGAACTGACAGCCACAAATGCTTCGTTTGGAAAAAACTTCGGCCTCACACTGATGAAACCACTTTCGAACAGGGCCAGCCTAAAGGCCGATCTTATGGTTCTTTCAGAAAGCAGGCAAAACTACAAGGAATATCTCTCGGGCCAATATCTGACTACCAGCTTGCAGTTGGATTACAGCAGCCTGTCACTGATGCTGAGTGTGCGTCCGGGCAAGGCAGGTTCACCACATTATATTCACTTGGGAGGGTATGCCGGCACCCTGATTCAGGCGCGTGAAGTGGCTGGGCAAAACAACCTGATCGTTAGGGATGAATATTCAAATACGGATTTCGGGCTTGTGGGCGGCTATGAATATTTCATACCGGTTTCAGACAACATTTTCCTTGGAACCGGATTGTATGCCAAATACGGCCTGACCAATGCCTTTTCAGGAAATCAGCAGATCCCTGAATACCTGAACCGCACCCATAATGCAGCCTTTATT
Above is a window of Bacteroides sp. DNA encoding:
- a CDS encoding glutamine--tRNA ligase/YqeY domain fusion protein; this encodes MTENTAPEPKASLNFLEQIITKDLENNTTGGKVHTRFPPEPNGYLHIGHAKSICLNFGLAQKFNGQCNLRFDDTNPTKEEQEYVDSIKADVRWLGFDWEDREYFASDYFEQLYEFAVHLVKKGKAYVCNMTAEEISANRGTPAIPGKESPWRDRSVEENLDLLERMRKGEFPDGSHVLRAKIDMGSPNMHMRDPVMYRIMHAHHHRTGNDWCIYPMYDWAHGQSDYIEGITHSICTLEFEVHRPLYEWFLNELDLPRLKPRQIEFARLNLSYTVMSKRKLLSLVQEGLVNGWDDPRMPTISGLRRRGYTPASIRMFADRVGVAKRENVIEVGLLEHCIREDLNKNAPRAMAVFNPVKLIIDNYPEGQFEELPAVTNPEDPDSGHRMLPFSRNLVIEREDFMEDPPKKFFRLAPGAEVRLKSAYIIRCDHVVKDEQGEVSEIHCTYFPETKSGLPSDKKVKGTLHWICPEHAVEAEVRLYDRLFSVPEPEEVEEGQDFRVHLNPDSLKVVKAFIEPSVKEASPGQRFQFERTGYFVVDSDTKIGKLVFNRTVPLRESWVNVKKNK
- a CDS encoding RNA polymerase sigma factor — translated: MKQVDLYKEEEIIKGCQHNERKYQEILYRRYSRKMYGICLSYAGERDLAQDMLHDGFLKIFKTIGQFKLEGSLEGWIRKVITHTAIDHLRKKQRLNHYISDEMQEAQTGEAPGIQSYLATKEILELVKQLPYGARAIFNLFALEGFSHKEIAEQLQISEGTSKSQYNRARSLLKSWLENEKNESSPQQQ